The following proteins are co-located in the Citrobacter freundii ATCC 8090 = MTCC 1658 = NBRC 12681 genome:
- a CDS encoding short chain dehydrogenase, with protein sequence MKIVIIGASGTVGRAVTETLSRKHEVIRVGRTQGDYQVDITSQESVEALFEKVGRVDAIVSATGNLFFGPLSTMTDQDFNQGLQDKLLGQIRLALTGQHFLNDGGSITLISGIIAHEPIAQGANAATINAGLEGFVRAAACELERGQRINLISPTVLSESAEAFDGFFPGFESVPAVTVANAYRRSVEGIQSGRIYKVGYC encoded by the coding sequence ATGAAAATCGTCATTATTGGTGCCAGTGGTACAGTGGGTCGCGCAGTCACAGAAACGTTAAGCCGTAAACATGAGGTGATCCGCGTAGGTCGCACGCAGGGGGATTACCAGGTCGATATCACCTCGCAGGAGAGTGTCGAGGCATTGTTCGAAAAAGTCGGTCGGGTAGATGCGATCGTTTCCGCCACCGGCAATCTATTCTTTGGACCGCTGTCGACAATGACCGACCAGGACTTTAATCAGGGGCTTCAGGATAAACTGTTAGGCCAGATACGTCTGGCCTTAACCGGGCAGCATTTCCTCAATGATGGCGGTTCGATAACGTTAATTAGCGGCATTATCGCCCACGAGCCCATCGCACAAGGCGCAAATGCGGCAACGATCAATGCCGGTCTGGAAGGATTTGTGCGCGCTGCTGCCTGTGAGCTAGAGCGTGGTCAGCGTATTAACCTGATAAGCCCGACCGTGCTGAGTGAATCCGCCGAAGCCTTTGACGGGTTCTTCCCCGGCTTTGAAAGCGTCCCCGCCGTCACGGTCGCCAACGCCTATCGCCGCAGCGTCGAAGGCATCCAGAGCGGGCGCATTTATAAAGTGGGTTACTGTTAA
- a CDS encoding tripartite tricarboxylate transporter permease → MDTWIYLSQGFAVAMTPENLIIALIGCFVGTIVGLLPGLGPINGVAILLPLAFALHLPAESALILLATVYIGCEYGGRISSILLNVPGDAAAIMTALDGYPMAQQGRGGVALSISAVSSFFGSLIAIGGIILFAPALAQWSLAFGPAEYFALMVFAIACLGSMMAQNPLKSFLAALIGLGLATVGVDANTGVYRFTFDSVHLSDGVQFIVVVIGLFSVSEILLMLEHTSSGQTLVRKTGRMLFNAKEGAQCVGATLRSSVIGFFVGVLPGAGATIASAITYMTEKKLSGNSDSFGKGDIRGVAAPEAANNASACGSFIPMLTLGVPGSGTTAVMMGALTLYNITPGPAMFTEQPDIVWGLIAALLIANVMLLVMNIPLIGLFTRMLTIPLWFLVPAIAAVSAVGVYAVHSTTFDLVLMVALGVLGYILRKMHFPMSPLILGFVLGEMLEQNLRRALSISNGSMDILWASGVAKVLLVMAVLVIVVPPVLRMIRKRNSKPQVDIG, encoded by the coding sequence ATGGATACCTGGATTTATCTTTCTCAGGGTTTCGCGGTGGCAATGACGCCGGAAAACCTGATCATCGCCTTGATAGGCTGTTTTGTAGGCACCATTGTGGGTTTGCTGCCTGGCCTTGGGCCAATCAACGGCGTGGCGATCCTGCTGCCGCTGGCCTTTGCTTTGCATCTGCCCGCAGAATCCGCGCTGATCCTGCTGGCTACAGTCTACATTGGTTGTGAATATGGCGGGCGCATCTCCTCCATCCTACTGAATGTTCCCGGCGATGCGGCGGCGATTATGACCGCGCTGGATGGTTACCCGATGGCGCAGCAAGGACGCGGCGGCGTGGCGCTCTCTATCTCGGCGGTCAGCTCTTTCTTTGGTTCGCTTATCGCCATCGGCGGCATCATTCTGTTTGCCCCGGCGTTAGCCCAATGGTCGCTGGCCTTCGGTCCGGCGGAATACTTTGCCTTAATGGTTTTCGCCATTGCCTGTCTTGGCAGCATGATGGCGCAAAATCCGCTGAAATCATTTCTGGCAGCGCTTATCGGTCTCGGACTTGCGACCGTCGGCGTAGACGCCAACACCGGGGTTTATCGCTTTACTTTTGACAGTGTCCATCTCTCCGACGGTGTGCAGTTTATCGTAGTGGTGATTGGGCTGTTCTCTGTCTCTGAAATACTGTTAATGCTGGAACATACCAGCAGTGGCCAGACGCTGGTGCGTAAAACGGGCCGCATGTTGTTCAACGCCAAAGAAGGCGCTCAGTGCGTAGGGGCCACCCTGCGTTCATCAGTGATTGGCTTTTTCGTCGGCGTTCTGCCTGGCGCTGGCGCCACCATTGCCAGTGCCATCACCTACATGACCGAGAAAAAGCTCAGCGGCAACAGCGACAGCTTTGGCAAGGGGGATATTCGTGGCGTAGCAGCACCAGAAGCCGCCAACAACGCCTCGGCCTGCGGCTCTTTCATCCCGATGCTGACGCTCGGCGTGCCGGGCTCCGGTACCACGGCGGTGATGATGGGCGCGCTGACGCTGTACAACATCACCCCGGGGCCGGCGATGTTCACTGAACAGCCGGATATCGTCTGGGGGCTGATTGCAGCGCTGCTGATCGCTAACGTAATGCTGCTGGTGATGAACATTCCACTGATCGGTTTGTTTACCCGCATGCTGACCATTCCGCTGTGGTTTTTGGTACCCGCTATTGCGGCAGTCTCCGCGGTAGGTGTGTACGCTGTCCACAGCACTACCTTCGATTTGGTGTTGATGGTCGCCCTCGGCGTGCTGGGCTACATTTTGCGTAAAATGCACTTCCCAATGTCGCCATTGATTCTGGGCTTCGTTCTCGGGGAAATGCTGGAGCAGAACCTGCGCCGGGCGTTGTCTATCAGTAACGGGAGTATGGATATTCTGTGGGCCAGCGGCGTGGCGAAAGTGCTGCTGGTGATGGCGGTACTGGTTATCGTGGTCCCGCCGGTGCTGCGCATGATCCGTAAACGCAACAGCAAACCGCAGGTGGATATCGGTTAG
- a CDS encoding extracellular solute-binding protein has product MPTIKDIARIAGVSHGTVSNVLNGRGNVSVEKIEAVQRAAREVGYQLNAQAQSLRASKSQGVALILPDINAERYYQLYRGLHQAWQPSLSEPVDLYLTNDLPNLELDILQTLAAKSYQAVVTVSCLDNSQPYYDMLRLSPENVLFAYRQPAGAVCYFSLDYVTAGEETARRALAQLPGHIGVFCEPLEFAHSARFTQAIQKVCRELSPHTKLTVIPAHASEVNTVAFDFFRGAIPDLFIVQDSEKTRALTQASWFGSSQSCPPIVQLSDNLPASFDGITSYQMDYARLGTTIASCIRQPKSKEKHRILTNCGFSWNGQYAPPHETEATLNMLILPSPSTDALKKLLPHFYRQTGIKVNLAVYPYDEVFEILSHLHLHPYYDLLRIDMACFPWFAEKALLPLESVSPELPLLLGNFSEQIQQHFSQVNGTAWAIPFDASMQLLFYRRDLFEDATIKRMFYESTGKELTLPENFAQFDEIAAFFSQLHQPENRQRPMGTAVTLGSSGLIATEYLLRYYALGGRLVREGEPVQLDASLAAAALEEYLHQLSIAVNLPGEWWSDAVKQFERGNLAMLIMYLNLFNDVAHTTIAPTIGYAPVPGHLPQLGGGSIGMSRYSKKKKQVEQFFHWLYSDEISRHLVLLGGNSAWSGICHDQNVLNLYPWFNLLNEKGMTGIRESQGSKGEPFNLRQAEIIIGQGVTNAINGIMDVTQAVEYINARIRNETGA; this is encoded by the coding sequence ATGCCAACTATCAAAGACATAGCAAGAATTGCCGGTGTATCGCATGGGACTGTCTCGAATGTGCTCAATGGCAGAGGAAATGTAAGCGTTGAGAAGATTGAAGCGGTTCAACGTGCGGCCCGAGAAGTTGGCTATCAGTTGAATGCGCAGGCGCAATCATTGAGAGCCAGCAAAAGTCAGGGAGTGGCCTTGATTCTGCCGGACATCAATGCGGAACGTTACTATCAACTTTATCGGGGATTACACCAGGCCTGGCAACCTTCACTCAGCGAACCGGTTGATCTTTACCTGACTAATGATTTGCCCAATCTGGAACTGGATATTTTGCAAACACTGGCGGCAAAGTCTTACCAGGCTGTTGTCACCGTGAGTTGCCTGGACAACAGCCAGCCCTATTACGATATGCTCAGGCTCTCCCCGGAGAATGTGCTTTTTGCGTATCGCCAGCCAGCCGGTGCAGTTTGTTATTTTAGCCTTGACTATGTGACCGCAGGGGAAGAAACCGCAAGAAGGGCACTGGCGCAGTTGCCGGGTCATATTGGTGTTTTCTGCGAGCCGCTGGAATTTGCCCACAGCGCACGCTTTACTCAAGCGATACAGAAGGTATGCCGGGAGTTAAGTCCGCACACAAAGCTTACGGTTATACCTGCGCATGCCAGTGAAGTTAACACCGTCGCGTTTGACTTTTTCCGGGGGGCGATACCCGATCTGTTTATTGTTCAGGACAGTGAGAAGACGCGTGCGTTGACGCAAGCGTCCTGGTTTGGGAGTTCTCAGTCCTGCCCGCCGATAGTACAACTGAGTGATAATCTTCCTGCATCTTTTGATGGAATCACCAGCTATCAGATGGATTATGCCCGCCTGGGGACAACTATTGCTTCATGTATTCGCCAACCCAAAAGTAAAGAGAAGCACCGTATTCTGACGAATTGCGGTTTTTCCTGGAATGGGCAATACGCTCCGCCTCATGAGACGGAGGCGACGCTGAATATGTTAATTTTGCCCAGCCCTTCGACCGATGCGCTGAAGAAACTGTTACCTCACTTTTATCGCCAGACCGGTATTAAGGTTAATCTTGCGGTTTATCCGTATGATGAGGTTTTTGAAATTCTCTCTCATCTTCACCTGCACCCTTATTACGATTTACTGCGAATCGATATGGCATGTTTTCCTTGGTTTGCAGAAAAAGCATTATTGCCGCTGGAGTCGGTCTCCCCCGAGCTCCCGTTATTGCTGGGTAACTTCTCTGAGCAAATTCAGCAGCACTTCAGCCAGGTGAATGGGACTGCATGGGCAATTCCCTTTGATGCCAGTATGCAGCTTCTGTTTTATCGACGAGATCTGTTTGAAGATGCGACGATTAAACGGATGTTTTATGAATCAACAGGCAAAGAGTTAACGCTACCAGAAAATTTCGCACAATTTGATGAGATTGCCGCTTTCTTTAGTCAATTGCATCAGCCAGAAAACAGACAGCGCCCAATGGGAACGGCGGTGACGTTGGGCAGCTCAGGACTTATCGCCACTGAGTACTTGCTACGTTACTACGCGTTAGGTGGACGATTGGTGCGTGAAGGCGAGCCGGTACAACTTGATGCTTCGCTTGCTGCCGCTGCACTCGAAGAATATCTGCACCAGCTTTCTATCGCCGTGAATCTCCCTGGTGAGTGGTGGAGTGATGCGGTTAAACAGTTTGAGCGTGGAAATCTCGCCATGCTGATTATGTATCTCAATTTGTTTAACGATGTTGCGCATACGACTATCGCCCCCACGATTGGCTATGCTCCCGTTCCGGGGCACCTTCCACAATTGGGCGGTGGCTCTATTGGAATGTCTCGCTACAGTAAGAAGAAAAAACAGGTTGAGCAGTTTTTTCATTGGCTTTATTCCGATGAAATTTCGCGCCATCTGGTTCTATTGGGGGGCAACAGCGCCTGGTCTGGAATATGTCACGATCAAAATGTTCTCAATCTCTACCCGTGGTTTAATTTACTGAATGAAAAAGGCATGACGGGAATACGGGAGTCTCAGGGAAGTAAAGGTGAGCCTTTTAACCTGCGACAGGCAGAGATTATTATCGGGCAAGGCGTGACGAATGCGATTAACGGCATTATGGACGTCACGCAGGCCGTGGAATACATCAATGCGCGGATCAGAAACGAAACGGGTGCCTGA
- a CDS encoding MFS transporter: protein MDLNKTPRLLVMMFIQYFMQGAWNMTMGLVLSTYGMATIIGSSYALLGLATILSPLFIGMVADRFFSSQKVMAILHLINAGVLLFVPQFIEAQNTGMTLTMIFLVGLLFYPTTALANSISFSHINGVKYFPFIRVFGTFGFMVIGFIIGEMGYSGNTITWYIASASGVVLGLYCFTLPNTPPKAKGSVFTLRDLLCLDALALFKDRSFSVLMLSIFVLMIPKTAYSAYIPVFLKALGFDNAASMMQVGIACEVIFMFLLSFFLLKAGFKITLMLGAVCWIIRTLLFAHASLDANMMFVLIGLMLQGFCWDFFFTVGDIYVDRKAAPEIKAQAQSLRFIVSNGVGLLFASTVCGQIFNSTVTEQGPQALPQWETFWLVSAGVAAVVSVFFLIFFRDDISKRKADLPLKKANS, encoded by the coding sequence ATGGACCTTAATAAAACACCACGCCTGCTGGTTATGATGTTCATACAATATTTCATGCAGGGCGCCTGGAATATGACCATGGGACTGGTATTAAGTACCTATGGTATGGCGACCATTATTGGCTCATCTTATGCTTTGCTTGGTCTGGCGACCATTCTTTCGCCACTCTTTATTGGCATGGTAGCCGACCGTTTCTTTTCGTCACAAAAAGTCATGGCGATCCTGCATTTAATTAATGCTGGCGTACTGTTGTTTGTTCCACAATTTATTGAGGCGCAAAACACGGGCATGACGTTGACCATGATCTTCCTGGTCGGTCTGCTGTTTTATCCAACAACTGCGCTGGCTAACAGCATCAGTTTCAGCCACATTAACGGGGTGAAATACTTCCCCTTTATTCGTGTGTTCGGCACATTTGGCTTTATGGTCATCGGTTTTATTATTGGTGAAATGGGCTATTCTGGAAATACCATCACCTGGTATATTGCGTCAGCCTCCGGTGTCGTGCTCGGCCTTTACTGCTTTACGTTGCCAAACACCCCACCGAAAGCAAAAGGAAGCGTATTTACACTCCGCGATCTGTTATGTCTGGACGCTCTGGCACTCTTCAAGGACCGCAGTTTCTCGGTTTTGATGCTCAGTATTTTTGTCCTGATGATCCCCAAAACAGCTTATTCCGCCTATATCCCGGTCTTTTTAAAAGCGCTTGGATTCGATAACGCCGCGTCAATGATGCAGGTCGGCATCGCCTGTGAAGTCATTTTTATGTTCCTGCTCTCGTTTTTCTTACTGAAAGCCGGCTTCAAAATTACTCTCATGTTGGGCGCCGTTTGCTGGATCATCCGCACACTGTTGTTTGCTCATGCATCACTGGATGCCAACATGATGTTTGTGCTGATCGGCCTGATGTTGCAGGGATTCTGCTGGGACTTTTTCTTTACCGTGGGCGACATTTATGTTGACCGTAAAGCCGCGCCAGAGATTAAAGCGCAAGCCCAAAGCTTGCGATTTATCGTCTCCAACGGCGTCGGTTTGCTATTTGCCTCTACCGTATGCGGTCAAATCTTCAACAGCACCGTGACGGAACAAGGCCCACAGGCGTTACCGCAATGGGAAACATTCTGGCTAGTTTCCGCAGGCGTTGCCGCAGTGGTCAGCGTATTCTTCCTGATATTCTTCCGGGACGATATTTCAAAACGCAAAGCAGACCTCCCATTGAAAAAAGCAAACTCCTGA
- a CDS encoding MgtC/SapB family protein translates to MNNLAAIINEQGLLPLTTIIKISIAFILGGIIGLERESKGKPVGFKTCVILSVASCVLTVVSIQSAEYYAEISMNIRSDPMRLAAQIISGVGFLGAGVILHRHDDAISGLTTAAIVWASAGVGITCGAGFYFHAFFATALFLLAIKLSPFIIFLQTKNQFPGKVKVRVILDERDALENLITRIHQQKNIIENITIRDIKKGKIEVNLKIVIRKKMTLPDLYHDLTHVEHVCAIALEH, encoded by the coding sequence ATGAATAATCTGGCCGCCATCATCAATGAGCAAGGATTGTTGCCTTTAACTACGATCATCAAAATCAGCATTGCATTTATTCTGGGTGGCATTATAGGCCTGGAAAGAGAATCGAAAGGGAAACCGGTTGGCTTCAAAACTTGCGTTATTTTATCCGTAGCCAGCTGTGTGTTAACTGTCGTATCAATACAATCTGCAGAATACTATGCTGAAATTTCGATGAACATCCGTAGCGATCCTATGCGTCTGGCGGCTCAGATTATTAGTGGCGTTGGTTTTCTCGGTGCGGGAGTCATTCTGCACCGACACGACGATGCTATTTCTGGTCTCACTACTGCGGCAATTGTCTGGGCATCTGCTGGAGTGGGAATCACCTGTGGGGCCGGTTTTTATTTTCATGCTTTTTTTGCCACGGCTTTATTTTTATTGGCAATTAAATTAAGCCCGTTCATTATTTTCTTACAGACTAAAAACCAGTTCCCCGGAAAAGTAAAAGTCAGGGTTATTCTTGATGAACGCGATGCGCTCGAAAATCTGATAACCCGCATCCATCAACAGAAAAACATTATTGAAAACATAACGATCAGGGATATTAAGAAGGGTAAAATCGAGGTTAATCTCAAAATCGTAATTCGTAAGAAGATGACCTTGCCTGACTTGTACCACGATCTCACTCATGTTGAACACGTCTGCGCTATTGCTCTTGAACATTAA
- a CDS encoding MBL fold metallo-hydrolase, whose product MNIHFLGTAASEGIPNPFCRCEHCQQARIRKGKDIRTHSSAIIDDELLIDVAPEFSQQLLRDGLDATEIKSLLFTHTHPDHFNVGDLFSRMEGYGFEITHPLHIFGNDRAINGAAQVLPGYSAERFAFHCLVPFVTVETRGYRITPLLANHAKWELCYTWFIEKDGQSIFYGHDSGWFPELTWQWLKGKKIDLTVLECTYGFNGDNRTNNHMSLETVFAARDKLAELGCLEKNSQLIVSHVSHSGGLLHDDLVAACDKENILVAWDGLNLSINQ is encoded by the coding sequence ATGAATATTCATTTTCTGGGAACCGCAGCATCCGAAGGGATACCCAATCCTTTTTGCCGTTGTGAGCACTGTCAGCAAGCCCGTATTCGTAAAGGCAAAGACATACGCACGCACTCCTCAGCGATCATCGACGATGAACTGTTGATTGATGTCGCGCCTGAATTCAGCCAGCAACTGCTGCGAGATGGCCTGGACGCAACAGAGATCAAATCGCTGCTGTTCACGCATACACATCCCGATCATTTCAACGTCGGCGATCTTTTTAGCCGAATGGAAGGGTACGGATTTGAGATTACTCATCCGTTGCACATTTTTGGTAATGACCGTGCGATTAACGGCGCGGCACAAGTGTTACCAGGCTACAGCGCAGAAAGATTTGCTTTTCATTGCCTGGTTCCCTTCGTAACCGTTGAAACCCGCGGATACCGAATCACTCCACTGCTGGCGAACCATGCCAAATGGGAGCTTTGTTATACCTGGTTTATCGAAAAAGATGGTCAGTCAATTTTCTATGGACATGATTCGGGCTGGTTCCCTGAACTCACCTGGCAATGGTTGAAAGGGAAAAAGATCGATTTAACGGTGCTGGAATGTACCTACGGTTTTAATGGTGATAACCGTACAAATAACCACATGAGTCTGGAAACCGTTTTCGCCGCCAGAGACAAGCTTGCAGAACTGGGCTGCCTTGAGAAAAATAGCCAACTCATCGTCTCGCATGTCTCACACAGCGGCGGTCTACTGCACGACGATCTCGTGGCGGCGTGCGACAAAGAGAACATTCTTGTCGCCTGGGATGGGCTTAACCTGAGCATCAACCAATAA
- the tctD gene encoding transcriptional regulator TctD, with product MRLLLAEDNRELAHWLEKALVQNGFAVDCVFDGLAADHLLHSETYALAVLDINMPGLDGLEVVQRLRKRGQTLPVLLLTARSAVADRVKGLNVGADDYLAKPFEIEELDARLRALLRRSAGQVQGIQQLGELAFHDEGYFLLQGQPLALTPREQALLTVLMYRRLRPVSRQQLFEQVFSLSDEVSPESIELYIHRLRKKLQGSDVRIATLRGLGYVLERSDEVG from the coding sequence ATGCGTCTCTTATTAGCGGAAGATAACCGTGAGTTAGCTCACTGGCTGGAGAAAGCGCTGGTGCAAAACGGTTTTGCCGTTGACTGCGTTTTTGATGGACTTGCGGCCGATCACCTTTTACATAGTGAAACGTACGCGCTGGCGGTGCTGGATATCAACATGCCGGGGCTGGACGGTCTTGAAGTCGTTCAGCGGCTGCGCAAGCGTGGGCAGACGCTGCCTGTTCTGCTGTTGACGGCGCGCAGCGCGGTGGCCGATCGGGTGAAGGGACTGAACGTCGGGGCCGATGATTATCTGGCAAAGCCGTTTGAAATCGAGGAGCTGGATGCCCGGCTGCGGGCCTTGCTACGGCGCAGCGCGGGGCAGGTACAAGGCATCCAGCAACTGGGGGAACTGGCGTTTCACGATGAAGGCTATTTTCTCTTGCAGGGGCAGCCGTTGGCGCTCACGCCGCGCGAACAGGCGCTGTTGACGGTGCTGATGTACCGTCGGTTGCGACCGGTTTCACGCCAGCAGTTGTTTGAGCAGGTCTTCAGCCTGAGTGATGAGGTCAGTCCTGAAAGCATTGAGCTGTATATCCATCGTTTGCGCAAAAAGCTACAGGGAAGTGATGTGCGCATCGCCACGTTGCGTGGTCTGGGCTATGTGCTGGAGCGTAGCGATGAAGTGGGTTAA
- a CDS encoding LysR family transcriptional regulator, whose translation MDKLRGMETFVAVVESGSFTSAATRLEMSAVMVGKYIAQLEAQLGTRLLERNTRRQSLTDAGRVYFEEARRVLEQVSIAERSVERLRLAPAGTLRISAPTSFGACVISPLAAAFLQTWPEVRIELDLTNRMVDLVNEGVDLAIRIGDIHQTDVVAKYLCPYRMAICASPEYLARHGTPRTPADLVDHLCLSHTVWTARNEWILPGVTGEVRWKRDAILRCNDGHGLRMAAVAGAGLLLQPEVLLAEELATGKLVRILEGFTPQPRPIHLLWRQDLRPLPKLTRFVEHLLEGMRSLR comes from the coding sequence ATGGATAAGTTACGCGGCATGGAAACGTTTGTCGCCGTGGTGGAGAGCGGGAGCTTTACTTCTGCCGCGACGAGGCTCGAGATGTCTGCGGTGATGGTGGGAAAATATATTGCCCAACTGGAAGCGCAGCTCGGCACGCGTCTGCTGGAGCGCAATACGCGTCGCCAGAGTCTGACCGATGCCGGACGCGTCTATTTTGAAGAAGCCCGTCGCGTGCTGGAGCAGGTATCGATAGCCGAACGTTCGGTAGAGCGTCTGCGGCTGGCACCAGCAGGGACGCTGCGCATAAGCGCGCCCACGTCTTTTGGCGCTTGCGTGATCTCGCCACTGGCCGCTGCGTTTTTACAGACCTGGCCAGAGGTGCGCATTGAACTGGATCTAACCAACCGGATGGTTGATCTGGTTAATGAAGGTGTCGATCTGGCGATCCGCATTGGCGATATCCATCAGACTGACGTGGTGGCGAAATACCTGTGTCCCTATCGTATGGCAATTTGTGCTTCGCCAGAATATCTTGCCCGCCATGGCACCCCCCGGACGCCCGCGGATCTGGTGGATCATCTGTGTCTGTCCCATACCGTGTGGACGGCTCGCAACGAGTGGATACTGCCTGGCGTGACGGGGGAAGTCAGATGGAAACGCGATGCGATCCTGCGCTGTAACGATGGTCATGGCCTGCGTATGGCGGCGGTAGCGGGGGCTGGGCTGTTATTGCAACCGGAGGTGCTGTTGGCAGAAGAGCTGGCTACTGGCAAGTTGGTTCGTATTCTTGAAGGATTTACGCCACAGCCGCGACCGATTCATTTGCTGTGGCGACAGGATTTGCGTCCGTTGCCCAAGCTGACACGGTTTGTTGAGCACCTGCTGGAAGGAATGCGAAGTTTGCGCTGA
- a CDS encoding tripartite tricarboxylate transporter TctB family protein produces MMSDRIFAGIWLLLCIAGLFVAWQISSEYSYEPVGPRPFPLGIISLMLVCAVALLLRHPDTISWPRRHVLQKLLTMVIVLLMYAWGFEWLGFPIATAILTVVIGMLFGATIPAAGISGAVLGILLWYAFDRLLDVTLPLGAWLG; encoded by the coding sequence ATGATGAGCGATCGTATTTTTGCAGGTATCTGGCTGTTGCTCTGCATAGCCGGGCTGTTCGTGGCCTGGCAAATCAGCAGCGAATACAGCTATGAACCCGTAGGGCCGCGTCCCTTCCCGCTGGGCATTATCAGTCTGATGTTGGTATGCGCCGTGGCGCTGCTGTTGCGCCATCCGGATACCATCAGTTGGCCCCGTCGCCACGTGCTGCAAAAGCTGCTGACGATGGTAATTGTTCTGTTGATGTACGCCTGGGGTTTTGAGTGGCTCGGTTTTCCCATCGCCACCGCCATTCTCACCGTGGTGATTGGCATGCTGTTCGGCGCAACCATCCCGGCTGCGGGTATTTCCGGCGCGGTGCTCGGCATTCTGCTGTGGTATGCCTTTGACCGACTGCTTGACGTCACCCTACCACTCGGCGCCTGGCTGGGTTAA
- a CDS encoding Bug family tripartite tricarboxylate transporter substrate binding protein: MKKQLLRTLTASILLMSTSVLAEQAPSRTECIAPAKPGGGFDLTCKLIQVSMMETGAIEKPMRVTYMPGGVGAVAYNAIVAQRPAEAGTVVAFSGGSLLNLSQGKFGRYGVDDVRWLASVGTDYGMIAVRQDAPWKTLKDLLTAMEKDPNSVVIGAGASIGSQDWMKSALLAQKANVDPHKMRYVAFEGGGEPVTALMGNHVQVVSGDLSEMVPYLSGDKIRVLAVFSDERLPGQLANVPTAKEQGYDLVWPIIRGFYVGPKVSDAEYQWWVDAFNKLQQTDEFKKQRDLRGLFEFNMSGKQLDDYVKKQVTDYREQAKAFGLAK; encoded by the coding sequence ATGAAAAAACAGTTACTTCGTACCCTTACTGCAAGCATTTTACTGATGAGTACCTCTGTACTGGCCGAACAAGCGCCATCGCGCACTGAATGTATCGCCCCTGCTAAGCCCGGCGGCGGTTTCGATCTCACCTGTAAGTTGATTCAGGTGAGCATGATGGAAACCGGCGCTATCGAAAAACCGATGCGCGTAACCTACATGCCCGGCGGCGTTGGTGCCGTGGCCTATAACGCTATCGTCGCTCAACGCCCGGCTGAAGCGGGAACCGTGGTGGCCTTCTCCGGCGGCTCCCTGCTGAACCTGTCTCAGGGCAAGTTTGGTCGCTACGGTGTGGATGATGTCCGCTGGCTGGCAAGTGTCGGCACCGACTACGGCATGATTGCCGTACGTCAGGATGCGCCATGGAAAACGCTGAAAGATCTGCTTACGGCAATGGAGAAAGACCCTAACAGCGTGGTCATTGGCGCAGGTGCTTCTATCGGTAGCCAGGACTGGATGAAGTCGGCGCTGCTGGCGCAAAAAGCCAATGTCGATCCGCACAAGATGCGCTATGTGGCTTTTGAAGGCGGTGGCGAACCGGTTACCGCATTGATGGGAAATCACGTACAGGTGGTTTCCGGCGATCTCAGTGAGATGGTGCCCTACCTCAGCGGCGACAAAATCCGCGTGCTCGCGGTGTTCTCTGATGAACGCCTACCGGGCCAGTTAGCCAACGTGCCAACCGCCAAAGAGCAGGGTTATGACCTCGTGTGGCCTATCATTCGTGGCTTCTACGTTGGGCCAAAAGTCAGCGACGCTGAGTATCAGTGGTGGGTTGATGCCTTTAACAAACTCCAGCAGACCGATGAGTTTAAAAAACAACGCGATCTGCGCGGTCTGTTTGAGTTCAACATGAGCGGCAAACAGCTCGACGACTACGTGAAAAAACAGGTTACGGATTATCGTGAGCAGGCGAAAGCCTTCGGTCTGGCGAAGTAA